Proteins from a genomic interval of Helicobacter pylori Shi112:
- the dxr gene encoding 1-deoxy-D-xylulose-5-phosphate reductoisomerase, whose protein sequence is MVVLGSTGSIGKNALKIAKKFKVGIEALSCGKNIALINEQIKVFKPKKVAILDPNDLNGLEPLGAKVFVGLEGIDAMVEECVSNLVINAIVGVAGLRASFKSLQTNKKLALANKESLVSAGHLLDISQITPIDSEHFGLWALLQNKALKPKSLIISASGGAFRDTPLELIPIQNAQNALKHPNWSMGSKITIDSASMVNKLFEILETYWLFGASLKIDALIERSSIVHALVEFEDNSIIAHLASADMQLPISYAIDPKLASLSASIKPLDLYALSAIKFEPISMERYTLWRYKDLLLENPKLGVVLNASNEVAMEKFLNQEIAFGGLIKTISQALESYAKTPFKLSNLDEVLALDREVRERFGNVARV, encoded by the coding sequence ATGGTTGTTTTAGGAAGCACCGGCTCTATTGGGAAAAACGCCCTAAAAATCGCAAAAAAATTCAAGGTAGGAATAGAAGCCTTAAGCTGTGGGAAAAATATCGCTTTAATCAATGAGCAAATCAAAGTTTTCAAACCCAAGAAAGTGGCGATTTTAGATCCTAACGATTTGAATGGTTTAGAGCCTTTGGGCGCGAAAGTGTTTGTGGGGCTAGAGGGCATTGATGCGATGGTAGAAGAGTGCGTTTCAAATTTAGTCATTAACGCCATTGTGGGCGTGGCTGGATTGAGGGCGAGCTTTAAAAGCTTGCAAACTAACAAAAAACTAGCCCTAGCGAATAAAGAAAGTTTGGTGAGCGCGGGGCATTTATTAGACATTTCACAAATCACGCCCATTGATAGCGAGCATTTTGGTTTGTGGGCGTTGTTGCAAAACAAGGCTTTAAAGCCTAAATCCTTAATCATTAGCGCGAGTGGGGGGGCTTTCAGGGATACGCCTTTAGAACTCATTCCTATTCAAAACGCGCAAAACGCGCTCAAGCACCCTAATTGGAGCATGGGATCTAAAATCACTATTGATTCAGCGAGCATGGTCAATAAGCTTTTTGAAATCCTAGAAACCTATTGGCTTTTTGGCGCGTCTTTAAAGATTGATGCGCTGATTGAAAGGAGTTCTATCGTGCATGCTTTGGTGGAGTTTGAAGATAACTCTATCATTGCGCATTTGGCGAGCGCGGACATGCAATTACCCATAAGCTATGCGATCGATCCGAAGTTAGCTTCTTTGAGCGCGTCTATCAAACCCTTAGATTTATACGCTTTAAGCGCGATTAAATTTGAACCCATTAGCATGGAGCGCTACACTTTGTGGCGTTATAAAGACTTGTTGTTGGAAAACCCAAAGCTTGGCGTGGTGCTGAATGCGAGCAATGAGGTGGCGATGGAGAAGTTTTTAAATCAAGAGATCGCTTTTGGTGGGCTTATCAAAACCATTTCTCAAGCCCTAGAATCATACGCTAAAACGCCTTTCAAGCTCTCTAATTTAGATGAAGTGCTGGCGTTGGATAGGGAAGTTAGGGAGCGGTTTGGAAATGTAGCGAGAGTGTAG
- a CDS encoding ribbon-helix-helix domain-containing protein, producing METTENTDETRLRGAKNKLGRKPKADANKKTRAVSLYFSDEQYQKLEKMASEEEESVGSYIKRYILKALRKIEQNGA from the coding sequence ATGGAAACGACAGAAAACACAGATGAAACTCGCTTAAGGGGCGCTAAAAATAAACTAGGGCGCAAACCAAAAGCAGACGCTAATAAAAAAACTCGTGCTGTAAGCTTGTATTTTTCTGATGAGCAATACCAAAAACTAGAGAAAATGGCTAGCGAAGAAGAAGAAAGCGTGGGATCTTATATCAAACGCTATATTTTGAAGGCTTTAAGAAAAATAGAGCAAAATGGCGCTTGA
- a CDS encoding YbhB/YbcL family Raf kinase inhibitor-like protein, giving the protein MKTFEVMIQTDSQGYLDAKFGGNAPRGFLNPNGLPTYSPKISWQKVEGAQSYALELIDHDAQKVCGMSFVHWVVGNISYNVLEENASMMDKRIAQGVNSLTQGFIRSSLNESEKQRSNLNNSTYIGPMPPNGDHHYLIQVYALDIPKLALKAPFFLGDLHDKMRGHIIAIGRKEFLYKQFVRK; this is encoded by the coding sequence ATGAAAACTTTTGAAGTAATGATTCAAACCGATTCGCAAGGGTATTTGGACGCTAAATTTGGCGGTAACGCTCCTAGAGGGTTTCTCAATCCAAACGGCTTACCCACTTATTCGCCTAAAATCTCATGGCAAAAAGTAGAAGGCGCTCAAAGCTATGCGTTAGAACTCATCGATCATGACGCTCAAAAAGTGTGTGGCATGTCGTTTGTCCATTGGGTCGTGGGCAATATTTCTTATAATGTTTTAGAAGAAAACGCTTCCATGATGGATAAAAGGATTGCTCAAGGGGTCAATTCGCTCACTCAAGGCTTTATCCGTTCTTCTCTCAATGAAAGCGAAAAACAACGCTCCAATCTCAATAACAGCACCTATATCGGCCCCATGCCCCCTAATGGCGATCACCATTACTTGATTCAAGTGTATGCCCTAGACATTCCTAAACTCGCCTTAAAAGCCCCTTTCTTCTTAGGCGATTTGCATGACAAAATGCGTGGGCATATCATCGCCATAGGGAGAAAGGAATTTTTATACAAGCAGTTTGTGAGGAAATAG
- the msrB gene encoding peptide-methionine (R)-S-oxide reductase MsrB, protein MKVLSYLKHFYLFLLIGAIMQANESMGSQHQKTDERVIYLAGGCFWGLEAYMERIYGVIDASSGYANGKTSSTNYEKLHESDHAESVKVIYDPKKISLDKLLRYYFKVIDPVSVNKQGNDVGRQYRTGIYYVNSADKEVIDHALKALQKEVKGKIAIEVEPLKNYVRAEEYHQDYLKKNPGGYCHIDLKKADEVIVDDDKYTKPSDEVLKKKLTKLQYEVTQNKHTEKPFENEYYNKEEEGIYVDITTGEPLFSSADKYDSGCGWPSFSKPINKDVVKYEDDESLNRKRIEVLSRIGKAHLGHVFNDGPKELGGLRYCINSAALRFIPLKDMEKEGYGEFIPYIKKGELKKYIQDKKTH, encoded by the coding sequence ATGAAAGTATTATCTTACTTGAAACATTTTTATCTTTTTCTACTAATAGGAGCGATTATGCAAGCGAATGAAAGCATGGGATCTCAACACCAAAAAACCGATGAAAGAGTGATTTACTTGGCTGGGGGGTGCTTTTGGGGGCTAGAGGCGTATATGGAGAGGATTTATGGCGTCATAGACGCAAGCTCTGGTTACGCTAACGGCAAGACTTCAAGCACGAATTATGAAAAGTTGCATGAAAGCGATCATGCTGAAAGCGTGAAAGTCATTTATGATCCTAAAAAAATCAGTTTGGACAAATTGTTGCGTTACTATTTTAAGGTGATTGATCCGGTGAGCGTGAATAAGCAGGGTAACGATGTGGGCAGGCAGTATCGCACAGGGATTTATTATGTTAATAGCGCGGATAAAGAAGTGATAGATCACGCCTTAAAAGCGTTACAAAAAGAAGTGAAAGGCAAAATCGCTATTGAGGTGGAGCCTTTAAAAAATTATGTGAGGGCTGAAGAGTATCACCAAGATTATTTGAAGAAAAATCCTGGTGGTTATTGCCATATTGATTTAAAAAAGGCGGATGAAGTGATTGTGGATGATGATAAATACACCAAACCAAGCGATGAAGTTTTAAAGAAAAAACTCACCAAACTCCAATATGAGGTGACTCAAAACAAACACACTGAGAAACCCTTTGAAAATGAGTATTACAACAAAGAAGAAGAGGGCATTTATGTGGATATTACCACAGGCGAGCCGTTATTTTCTTCAGCGGATAAATACGACTCCGGTTGCGGGTGGCCAAGCTTTTCTAAGCCTATCAATAAAGATGTGGTGAAATACGAAGACGATGAGAGCCTTAATAGGAAACGCATTGAAGTATTGAGCCGTATTGGTAAGGCGCATTTAGGGCATGTGTTTAACGATGGGCCTAAAGAATTAGGGGGCTTAAGGTATTGCATTAATAGCGCGGCTTTAAGGTTTATCCCCTTAAAAGACATGGAAAAAGAGGGCTATGGCGAGTTTATCCCCTATATCAAAAAGGGTGAATTGAAAAAAT
- a CDS encoding SLC13 family permease: MENHSHANTHTDTRADDKSTKIVRLLGLIGGALIALIICYALNAQLPHIVEEIPKLNSLNYKAMPVVAGVAVLMGIWWMTEAIDLPATALLPLVLFSVFSVDQFASVSSSYASPIIFLFMGGFILALSMQKWNLHTRIALSIILLVGTSPRRLILGFMIATGFLSMWVSNTATAVMMLPIGMSVLQLVAKLVGKENASNSWHQKEEITKAHGGIMGNIVHKGKDITQVIQEKTIIYRTNFSICLMLGIAYAASIGSLGTLIGTPPNALLAGYMKTAFNIEIDFAQWMVFGTPLAFIMLILSWLLLTYVIFPLKIKEIPGGKEVIRVELKKLGRLSWAEISVGVIFILASLGWIFLDTILKSWGIKIDKIDSVIAMGVSALLFILPANHHGDRLIDWGVAKKLPWDVLLLFGGGLALSAQFSKTGLSLWIGHLVSGFSHLPILFIIFMVTLMVIFLTEITSNTATAAAFLPVIGGVAMGMGYENHQSLLLTIPVALSATCAFMLPVATPPNAIAYGSGYVKITDMIKAGLWLNLVGVVLISAFSYFLVSLVFN, from the coding sequence ATGGAAAATCATTCGCATGCCAATACGCATACAGATACGCGCGCCGATGATAAAAGCACTAAGATCGTGCGCTTGTTGGGGTTAATAGGAGGGGCGTTGATCGCGCTTATTATCTGTTACGCTTTAAACGCTCAACTGCCTCATATTGTAGAAGAAATCCCCAAGCTCAATTCCTTAAATTATAAGGCGATGCCTGTTGTGGCTGGGGTGGCTGTTTTAATGGGGATATGGTGGATGACTGAAGCCATTGACCTGCCCGCAACCGCGCTTTTACCTTTAGTGCTTTTTAGCGTCTTTAGCGTGGATCAATTCGCTAGCGTTAGCTCTTCTTACGCATCGCCGATTATCTTTCTTTTTATGGGAGGGTTTATTTTAGCTTTAAGCATGCAAAAATGGAATTTGCACACGCGCATCGCTTTAAGCATTATTTTATTAGTAGGCACAAGCCCTAGGAGGTTGATTTTAGGTTTCATGATAGCTACAGGCTTTCTGTCTATGTGGGTGAGCAATACTGCAACAGCAGTGATGATGCTCCCTATTGGCATGAGCGTTTTGCAATTAGTCGCTAAACTTGTGGGCAAAGAAAACGCCTCTAATTCATGGCATCAAAAAGAAGAAATCACCAAAGCGCATGGGGGTATTATGGGCAATATCGTGCATAAGGGCAAAGATATTACCCAAGTCATTCAAGAAAAGACCATCATTTATCGCACGAATTTCAGTATTTGCTTGATGCTTGGCATCGCTTATGCGGCTTCTATTGGCTCTTTAGGCACTCTTATTGGCACGCCGCCTAACGCTTTATTAGCCGGCTATATGAAAACCGCTTTCAATATTGAAATTGATTTCGCTCAGTGGATGGTGTTTGGGACGCCGTTAGCCTTCATCATGCTCATTTTATCGTGGCTCTTGCTCACTTATGTGATTTTCCCTTTAAAGATTAAAGAAATCCCAGGGGGTAAGGAAGTCATTAGGGTAGAGTTAAAAAAATTAGGCCGCTTGAGTTGGGCGGAAATCTCTGTGGGCGTTATTTTTATTTTAGCGTCTTTAGGGTGGATTTTTTTAGATACGATTTTAAAATCTTGGGGCATTAAGATAGATAAAATTGATTCAGTGATTGCGATGGGGGTTTCTGCACTCTTATTCATTTTGCCCGCTAACCATCATGGCGATAGGCTCATTGATTGGGGTGTTGCTAAAAAACTCCCTTGGGATGTGTTGCTTTTATTTGGCGGCGGGTTAGCCTTGAGCGCGCAATTTTCTAAAACCGGGTTGAGTTTGTGGATCGGGCATTTAGTTTCTGGCTTTTCGCATTTACCGATTTTATTCATTATTTTCATGGTCACTTTAATGGTCATTTTCTTAACCGAAATCACTTCTAACACCGCCACGGCTGCGGCGTTTTTACCGGTGATTGGAGGGGTTGCGATGGGCATGGGTTATGAAAATCATCAAAGCTTGTTATTGACCATTCCTGTAGCCTTGAGCGCGACTTGCGCGTTCATGCTCCCTGTAGCCACCCCACCCAATGCGATAGCTTATGGCTCTGGGTATGTTAAAATAACGGATATGATTAAAGCCGGTTTGTGGCTTAATTTAGTGGGAGTTGTTTTGATTAGCGCGTTTAGCTATTTTTTAGTTTCGCTGGTATTTAATTGA
- the radA gene encoding DNA repair protein RadA encodes MAKKTSLFECQHCGFTSPKWLGKCVQCNAWESFIELNQAQKEVLNTLKNPIPKAQKSVSIAEIEHEEVIKFSSTQSELDIVLGGGIAKGGLYLVGGSPGVGKSTLLLKVASGLAKNQQKVLYVSGEESLSQIKMRATRLDCIEKELYLLNEINWPVIKANIESENYFACVIDSIQTLYSPEISSAPGSISQVREITFELMRLAKTRNIAVFIIGHITKEGSIAGPRVLEHMVDSVLYFEGDPSRELRILRSFKNRFGPTSEIGLFEMKEQGLVSAKEASSLFFSQEEPMEGSAITITLEGSRALILEIQALVSECSFGAPKRLANGFDTNRLNMLIALLEKKLEIPLNRHDVFINVSGGIKISEPACDLAVIASILSSFKNRKIDNKTAFLGEVSLNGRILEAPNLNARLKEMENYGFLKAILPKKPSQKTSIKCYEANAVGKIVEWM; translated from the coding sequence TTGGCTAAAAAAACTTCTTTATTTGAGTGTCAGCATTGCGGTTTTACAAGCCCTAAGTGGCTAGGCAAGTGCGTTCAATGCAACGCATGGGAAAGTTTTATAGAATTGAACCAAGCTCAAAAGGAAGTTTTAAACACGCTTAAAAATCCGATCCCAAAAGCGCAAAAAAGCGTTTCTATCGCTGAAATTGAGCATGAAGAAGTGATCAAGTTTTCTTCCACTCAAAGCGAGTTGGATATTGTTTTAGGTGGGGGGATCGCTAAAGGGGGGTTGTATTTGGTGGGGGGGAGTCCTGGGGTGGGGAAATCCACTCTGCTTTTAAAAGTGGCTTCTGGCTTAGCCAAAAACCAGCAAAAGGTTTTGTATGTGAGCGGGGAAGAGAGCTTGAGCCAGATTAAAATGCGCGCCACTAGATTGGATTGCATAGAAAAAGAATTGTATCTGCTCAATGAAATCAATTGGCCTGTGATTAAGGCTAATATTGAAAGCGAAAATTATTTTGCTTGCGTGATTGATTCCATTCAAACGCTTTATTCGCCAGAGATTTCTTCAGCACCCGGCTCTATTTCGCAAGTGCGAGAGATCACTTTTGAGCTCATGCGTTTGGCTAAAACAAGAAATATTGCTGTTTTTATCATCGGTCATATCACTAAAGAAGGGAGCATCGCAGGGCCTAGAGTGTTAGAGCATATGGTGGATAGCGTGCTGTATTTTGAAGGCGATCCCAGTAGGGAATTAAGGATTTTAAGGAGTTTTAAAAACCGCTTTGGCCCTACGAGTGAAATCGGCTTGTTTGAAATGAAAGAGCAGGGTTTGGTGAGCGCTAAAGAAGCTTCAAGCTTGTTTTTTTCTCAAGAAGAGCCTATGGAGGGGAGCGCGATCACCATCACTTTAGAAGGCTCAAGGGCGTTGATTTTAGAGATTCAGGCGTTGGTGAGCGAGTGCAGTTTCGGAGCGCCCAAACGATTAGCGAACGGGTTTGACACCAACCGCCTTAACATGCTCATCGCTTTATTAGAAAAAAAGCTAGAAATCCCCTTAAACCGCCATGATGTGTTCATTAATGTGAGCGGAGGGATTAAGATTAGCGAGCCGGCTTGCGATTTAGCGGTCATTGCCAGCATCCTTTCAAGCTTTAAAAACAGAAAAATTGACAATAAAACGGCGTTTTTGGGCGAAGTGAGTTTGAATGGCAGGATTTTAGAAGCCCCTAATTTGAACGCCAGATTGAAAGAAATGGAAAATTACGGCTTTTTAAAAGCCATTTTGCCTAAAAAACCCAGCCAAAAAACCTCGATCAAATGCTATGAAGCCAATGCGGTGGGCAAGATTGTTGAATGGATGTGA
- a CDS encoding phosphatidate cytidylyltransferase, producing MKEELFKEKSRYITGFVLIIVAGLILYADNLLLFWAVLGGIYVVGFSEALRLFQVKASFSLYLILVLSWVAAYFNGRSIECALISAMVMASIIAYQKAHHSEAILPFLYPGVGFFALFGVYKDFGAVAIIWLLVVVVASDVGAFFGGKLLGKTPFTPTSPNKTLEGALIGVVLASVLGSFVGMGKLSGGFFMALLFSFLTALMAVFGDLYESYLKRKAGIKDSGKILPGHGGVLDRLDSMLFGALGLHALLYFLEVWKETAVFLGD from the coding sequence GTGAAAGAAGAGTTATTTAAAGAAAAATCTCGTTACATTACAGGGTTTGTTTTAATCATTGTGGCAGGCTTGATTTTGTATGCGGACAATTTGTTGTTGTTTTGGGCAGTTTTAGGGGGGATTTATGTGGTAGGGTTTTCTGAAGCGTTAAGACTATTTCAAGTTAAAGCGAGCTTTAGTTTGTATCTTATTTTAGTGTTGTCATGGGTAGCGGCGTATTTTAACGGGCGCTCTATAGAATGCGCTCTTATTAGCGCGATGGTCATGGCTAGTATCATCGCTTATCAAAAAGCGCACCATAGCGAAGCCATTTTACCCTTTTTATACCCGGGCGTTGGGTTTTTTGCGCTTTTTGGGGTTTATAAGGATTTTGGTGCGGTGGCGATCATTTGGCTTTTAGTCGTGGTGGTTGCAAGCGATGTGGGGGCGTTTTTTGGAGGCAAGCTTTTAGGAAAAACCCCTTTCACGCCCACTTCGCCAAATAAAACCTTAGAGGGTGCGTTGATTGGCGTGGTTTTGGCGAGCGTTTTAGGATCGTTTGTGGGCATGGGGAAATTGAGCGGGGGCTTTTTTATGGCGCTTTTATTCAGCTTTTTAACCGCTCTTATGGCGGTGTTTGGGGATTTGTATGAAAGCTATTTGAAACGAAAGGCTGGGATCAAAGATAGCGGTAAGATTTTGCCCGGGCATGGGGGCGTTTTAGACCGATTGGATTCCATGCTTTTTGGGGCTTTAGGCTTGCATGCGTTGTTGTATTTTTTAGAAGTTTGGAAAGAGACGGCGGTGTTTTTGGGGGATTGA
- a CDS encoding helix-turn-helix domain-containing protein, protein MESKINRLSAKIDALLEQQKRVISLLETYLSVYPTQEVSNKFFKGVSQGMELAPEIAQEDEEKRLYVLQYLSHVDITKNKQDSQLKKDCLEFIQRFNVPKPIMVTALYNLRGIKPTKKEVAKQLQKLYVWGKRYQQGGIDALKDRRGRPLKKP, encoded by the coding sequence ATGGAAAGTAAAATAAATCGTTTGAGCGCCAAGATAGACGCACTATTGGAACAGCAAAAAAGAGTGATTTCTTTACTAGAAACTTATTTGAGCGTTTATCCCACCCAAGAGGTTTCAAATAAGTTTTTTAAAGGCGTTAGTCAAGGGATGGAGTTAGCCCCAGAAATCGCGCAAGAAGATGAAGAAAAACGCCTTTATGTGTTGCAATATTTAAGCCATGTGGATATTACTAAAAACAAGCAAGACTCCCAGCTCAAAAAAGATTGTTTGGAATTTATCCAAAGGTTTAATGTCCCAAAGCCCATTATGGTTACCGCTCTTTATAACCTTAGGGGCATTAAGCCCACTAAAAAAGAAGTGGCGAAGCAATTGCAAAAACTCTATGTGTGGGGGAAGCGTTACCAACAAGGGGGGATAGACGCCTTAAAAGACAGGCGTGGGAGACCCCTTAAAAAACCTTAA
- a CDS encoding NifS family cysteine desulfurase, with the protein MLQRIYLDNNATTRIDPKVKEIMDPFLRDHYGNPSSLHQFGTETHPAIAEALDKLYKGINARDIDDVIITSCATESNNWVLKGVYFDECLKKGKNHIVTTVTEHPAVRSTCNFLESLGVEVTYLPINEHGSITAEQVKEAITEKTALVSVMWANNETGLIFPIEEIGAICKEKGVLFHTDAVQAIGKIPVDVLKANVDFLSFSAHKFHGPKGIGGLYIRSGVGLTPLFHGGEHMNGRRSGTLNVPYIVGMGEAMKLAVEHLDYEKEVVGKLRDKLEEALLKIPDVMVVGDRIHRVPNTTLISVRGIEGEAMLWDLNRSNIAASTGSACASEDLEANPVMVAIGASKELAHTAIRLSLSRFNTEAEIDKTIEVFSQAATRLRNISSSY; encoded by the coding sequence TTGTTACAACGAATCTATTTAGACAATAACGCTACAACTAGGATTGATCCTAAAGTCAAAGAGATCATGGATCCGTTTTTAAGGGATCATTACGGGAATCCTAGCTCGTTGCACCAGTTTGGCACAGAAACCCACCCAGCCATTGCAGAAGCGCTAGACAAGCTTTATAAGGGCATTAACGCTAGGGATATAGATGATGTGATCATCACTTCTTGCGCGACAGAAAGCAATAATTGGGTTTTAAAGGGCGTGTATTTTGATGAATGCTTGAAAAAAGGCAAAAACCATATTGTAACCACGGTTACAGAGCATCCGGCGGTGCGATCCACTTGCAATTTTTTAGAAAGCTTGGGGGTGGAAGTTACTTACTTGCCCATTAATGAGCATGGGAGTATCACCGCAGAGCAAGTCAAAGAAGCGATCACAGAAAAAACCGCTTTAGTGAGCGTGATGTGGGCGAATAATGAAACCGGTCTCATTTTCCCTATTGAAGAAATTGGGGCTATTTGTAAAGAAAAGGGCGTGTTGTTCCATACCGATGCGGTGCAAGCGATTGGTAAGATCCCTGTAGATGTGTTAAAAGCGAATGTGGATTTCCTTTCTTTTAGCGCGCACAAGTTTCATGGGCCTAAAGGCATTGGGGGGTTGTATATTAGAAGTGGGGTGGGATTGACCCCTCTTTTTCATGGCGGGGAGCACATGAATGGCAGGCGTAGCGGGACTTTGAATGTGCCTTACATCGTGGGCATGGGCGAAGCGATGAAATTAGCCGTAGAGCATTTAGACTATGAAAAAGAAGTGGTAGGGAAATTGCGCGACAAATTAGAAGAAGCGCTTTTGAAAATCCCTGATGTGATGGTGGTGGGGGATCGAATCCATCGTGTGCCTAACACGACTTTAATCAGCGTGAGAGGGATTGAAGGAGAGGCCATGCTGTGGGATTTGAATCGCTCTAATATCGCCGCTTCCACAGGGAGCGCGTGCGCGAGTGAGGATTTAGAGGCTAATCCTGTCATGGTGGCGATTGGAGCGAGTAAGGAATTAGCTCATACCGCTATCAGGCTTTCATTGAGCCGTTTTAACACGGAAGCTGAAATTGATAAAACGATTGAAGTTTTCTCTCAAGCGGCTACAAGGTTGAGAAACATTTCAAGCTCTTATTAA
- a CDS encoding beta-1,4-N-acetylgalactosamyltransferase, which translates to MHPTLTLPNPTHLGYFDYDKESQNPKSPLNPWAFIRVKNEIVTLEENLFSMLPAIQRGVIGFNDCDDGSKEVILEFCKKFPSFIPISYPYEVILKDCPSLWHQFYHYCNYTFSFIPKNEWVIKIDCDHIYDAKKLYESFYIPKSIKEVVMYSRINFVVRDFEVFVRNDGDFGFLDAWGDHWLFYNDCEPFEIWQHNGDFYEILKLKDKHHIKDKELMQWHFPLAKKRRNAIVDNDLIPLKDFKKHHADLIGTRIEESMLDEKRILEMYQKFNLAKE; encoded by the coding sequence ATCCATCCTACTTTAACTCTGCCCAATCCCACGCATTTGGGTTATTTTGACTATGATAAAGAAAGTCAAAACCCTAAAAGCCCTCTAAACCCATGGGCTTTTATTAGAGTCAAAAATGAAATCGTTACTTTAGAAGAGAATTTGTTTTCTATGCTTCCTGCCATTCAAAGGGGGGTCATTGGTTTTAATGATTGCGATGATGGCTCTAAAGAAGTGATTTTAGAGTTTTGTAAAAAGTTCCCCTCATTTATCCCTATCAGCTATCCTTATGAAGTTATACTAAAGGATTGCCCGAGTTTGTGGCACCAGTTCTATCATTACTGTAATTATACGTTTTCTTTTATCCCTAAAAATGAGTGGGTTATCAAAATTGATTGCGATCATATTTATGACGCTAAAAAACTTTATGAAAGTTTTTATATCCCTAAGAGCATTAAAGAGGTTGTGATGTATTCGCGCATTAATTTTGTGGTGCGGGATTTTGAAGTGTTTGTGCGTAATGATGGGGATTTTGGGTTTTTAGATGCATGGGGAGATCATTGGTTATTTTATAACGATTGTGAGCCTTTTGAAATTTGGCAACATAATGGTGATTTTTATGAAATTTTAAAGCTTAAAGATAAACACCATATTAAAGATAAAGAACTCATGCAATGGCACTTCCCTTTAGCTAAAAAGAGGCGAAACGCTATTGTTGATAATGATTTAATCCCTTTAAAAGATTTTAAAAAGCACCATGCCGATTTGATAGGCACAAGAATTGAAGAAAGCATGCTAGATGAAAAGAGAATTTTAGAAATGTATCAAAAATTCAATTTAGCGAAAGAATAG
- a CDS encoding iron-sulfur cluster assembly scaffold protein NifU — MAKHDLVGSALWDAYSKEVQRRMDNPTHLGVITEEQAKARNAKLIVADYGAEACGDAVRLYWLVDESTDKIVDAKFKSFGCGTAIASSDMMVELCLNKRVQEAVKITNLDVERGLRDEPDTPAVPGQKMHCSVMAYDVIKKAAGMYLGKNAEDFEEEIIVCECARVSLGTIKEVIRLNDLKSVEEITNYTKAGAFCKSCVRPGGHEKRDYYLVDILKEVREEMEAEKLKATANKSQSGELAFREMTMVQKIKAVDKVIDENIRPMLMMDGGDLEILDIKESDDYIDVYIRYMGACDGCMSAATGTLFAIENALQELLDRSIRVLPI, encoded by the coding sequence ATGGCAAAACATGATTTAGTGGGATCAGCCCTTTGGGACGCGTATTCTAAAGAAGTTCAAAGGCGCATGGATAACCCTACGCATTTAGGGGTCATCACCGAAGAGCAGGCTAAGGCTAGAAACGCTAAGCTCATTGTAGCAGATTATGGCGCAGAAGCATGCGGTGATGCGGTGAGGTTGTATTGGCTTGTAGATGAAAGCACGGATAAGATTGTTGATGCGAAGTTTAAAAGCTTTGGTTGCGGGACAGCGATCGCAAGCTCAGACATGATGGTGGAATTGTGTTTGAACAAAAGAGTCCAAGAGGCGGTAAAAATCACGAATTTAGATGTGGAAAGAGGCTTGAGAGATGAACCGGACACGCCGGCTGTCCCTGGGCAAAAAATGCACTGCTCCGTGATGGCGTATGATGTGATCAAAAAAGCTGCCGGCATGTATTTGGGGAAAAACGCTGAAGATTTTGAAGAAGAAATCATCGTGTGCGAGTGCGCTAGGGTGAGTTTAGGCACGATTAAAGAAGTGATTAGGCTCAATGATTTAAAAAGCGTTGAAGAAATCACTAACTACACCAAAGCCGGCGCTTTTTGTAAAAGCTGTGTGAGGCCTGGAGGGCATGAAAAAAGGGATTATTACCTGGTGGATATTCTTAAAGAAGTGCGCGAAGAAATGGAAGCTGAAAAACTTAAAGCCACCGCTAATAAATCTCAAAGCGGGGAATTGGCTTTCAGGGAAATGACTATGGTTCAAAAGATTAAAGCCGTGGATAAAGTCATTGATGAAAATATCCGCCCGATGCTTATGATGGATGGAGGGGATTTAGAGATTTTAGACATTAAAGAAAGCGATGATTACATTGATGTGTATATCCGCTACATGGGGGCATGCGATGGGTGCATGAGCGCGGCTACTGGGACTTTATTTGCCATTGAAAACGCCTTACAGGAATTATTGGATCGCAGTATCAGGGTGTTACCGATTTGA